The Acidobacteriota bacterium DNA window TTTTCTCGAGTCAGCAGAGGCGCCACTTCATCCCGGCAGGCCTGCATCTTGCGCGCGGCCGCCCGAAGCTGGACCGCGCGCGCAGGCGGGGAAAGAGCCCCCCATTCCCGGCCTGCCTCCACGGCTGCCTCTACCGCAGCAGCCGCATCCGCTGGATCACCGCGCGGCACGTCTACGATATGATCCAAATTGGAGGGGTCGTGGATGGACAGAGATTCGGTCCCATGGGAGGGGACCGAACGCCCGCCGATCCACTGAGTCTGGGCTGCGGCCACGGCTGTTGTTTCCATTAGAACTCCGTCGGGACGGGTTGGATATTGACTCCGGCTGAGGCGCCGGCCAGCACACTCTGGTGCGAATTATAACACTGGCATTGAATGAGTCCGCAACTTTGTCAGAACGGTGTGAGGACGGCCCGGCTTGCAGCCGAAGGGTCCGGCACAAGAGGGTTGCAGGACGGTCACTTCTCCGGTTCGGTAACGTCCAGGATCTGGTTTGGCAGGACGTTGCGCAGAGTTTGCTGAATCCCCGAAGGCCACTGGATCTCCACACTTTCAATCCGTCCAGCATCTCCCAAGCCGAAATGAACCCGATGATCGTTTGCGGATTGGTAGCTGGAAGCGCTGCTCACCGTCCAATACTGGGTCAGGCTGCCGGCGCGCAGCTTGACTCGCGCTCCCAGGCCGAAACGATTGCTCTTCCGGCCCAAGAGCCGCAGCAGAATCCAATTCCGTCGGTTGCCGCCCTGATTCAACAGCAGGCTGGGACGCCCGTTCAGATTCGAGACCACGATATCCTGGTCGCCGTCGTTGTCGAAGTCCCCGAATGCAGCACCACGGCTCACCAGCGGGGTCTGAAAAATCGTTCCGCTGCTGGTCGAGACGTTCTCGAATGCGCCGTTGGCCAGATTCCGTAACAGAAGGGGAGCCTGGGCGTACTTCACGTGGCGCAGGTACAGAGAGACATTGTCCATCACATGGCTGTTGGCCGTGAAGATGTCTTTCCAGCCGTCGTTGTCGTAGTCGAAAAAACGCGTTCCCCAGCCCGTGTGCGCCAGCGTCATCTGGCCAATGCCGGTGGCAAAGCGCACATCGGTAAAGCTTCCGTCCCCGTTGTTCTCGAAGATGACGTACATGTCACCGGTCAGGGTCGTGATGATCAGATCGGGATAGGCGTCATTGTTATAATCCTGAAAATCGACTCCCATTCCTCCAAAGGTGTCGCCATCGCTGTTGTAGGCCACCCCGGCGGCCAGAGCGACTTCAGAGAAACTTCCGTCCCGGTTGTTTTTGAACAGAAGGCACGGGCTACGATCATTCGCCACGTATATGTCGATCCATCCGTCGAGATCGTAGTCGGCGAAAGCGACCCCTAAACCTTTGCCTTGCGACTCCCCTATGCCCGAGGGAGCGGAGACATCCGTGAAGGTGCCGTCACCATTGTTTCGATACAGAAGGTCGGAGATCCCACCATAGCGGTCCGGAATACAGTAGCTGCGATAGCCGGGTCCGGGCTTGCCACAATACGGATTATTGTCGAAATCCCAATCCAGATAT harbors:
- a CDS encoding CRTAC1 family protein — protein: MTAVLLGGTVQAPPVVYREAGVTWGLSFRQQASPTEHKYLIETMGGGVGVLDFDSDGFLDLFLVNGFPLQRATSAEAISMPKSGAYADRLYRNLNGEGFQDVTVSAGMAGSGYGMGVATGDYDNDGDVDLYVTRFGRNSLYRNEGTGRFTDVTGAARVAGHHWSSSAAFLDYDRDGDLDLYVVRYLDWDFDNNPYCGKPGPGYRSYCIPDRYGGISDLLYRNNGDGTFTDVSAPSGIGESQGKGLGVAFADYDLDGWIDIYVANDRSPCLLFKNNRDGSFSEVALAAGVAYNSDGDTFGGMGVDFQDYNNDAYPDLIITTLTGDMYVIFENNGDGSFTDVRFATGIGQMTLAHTGWGTRFFDYDNDGWKDIFTANSHVMDNVSLYLRHVKYAQAPLLLRNLANGAFENVSTSSGTIFQTPLVSRGAAFGDFDNDGDQDIVVSNLNGRPSLLLNQGGNRRNWILLRLLGRKSNRFGLGARVKLRAGSLTQYWTVSSASSYQSANDHRVHFGLGDAGRIESVEIQWPSGIQQTLRNVLPNQILDVTEPEK